The following proteins come from a genomic window of Rutidosis leptorrhynchoides isolate AG116_Rl617_1_P2 chromosome 10, CSIRO_AGI_Rlap_v1, whole genome shotgun sequence:
- the LOC139872513 gene encoding rac-like GTP-binding protein ARAC3 → MSASRFIKCVTVGDGAVGKTCMLISYTSNTFPTDYVPTVFDNFSANVVVDGSTVNLGLWDTAGQEDYNRLRPLSYRGADVFILAFSLISKASYENVSKKWIPELRHYAPGVPIILVGTKLGYFSFVDLRDDKQFFTDHPGAVPITTAQGEELKKLIGAPAYIECSSKTQQNVKAVFDAAIKVVLQPPKQKKKKKRKGQKACSIL, encoded by the exons ATGAGTGCATCAAGGTTTATAAAGTGTGTGACAGTTGGTGATGGAGCTGTTGGCAAGACTTGTATGCTCATTTCTTACACCAGCAACACTTTCCCCACT GACTACGTACCAACTGTTTTTGACAATTTTAGTGCAAATGTAGTAGTTGATGGGAGCACTGTTAATCTAGGATTGTGGGATACTGCAG GGCAAGAAGATTACAATAGATTAAGACCTTTGAGTTATCGTGGTGCCGATGTTTTCATACTTGCTTTTTCTCTCATTAGCAAGGCCAGCTATGAAAACGTCTCTAAAAAG TGGATTCCTGAATTGAGGCATTACGCACCTGGGGTTCCAATTATCCTTGTTGGAACTAAACTAGGTTA TTTTTCTTTTGTAGATCTTCGTGATGATAAGCAGTTTTTTACAGACCATCCTGGTGCAGTGCCAATTACAACGGCTCAG GGTGAGGAGTTGAAGAAGCTAATTGGTGCGCCTGCTTACATCGAGTGTAGCTCAAAAACACAGCAG AATGTGAAGGCCGTTTTCGATGCAGCCATTAAAGTGGTTTTGCAGCCACCAAagcaaaagaagaaaaagaagcgAAAGGGTCAAAAGGCGTGCTCGATATTGTGA